gccacCCCTACCGCGCAGTTCCAGACACCGGGGCACGGCTGCTACACCATGTGGGGCTACCGCAAGTTCTGCGGCGACGTGCCGTACGACCTGACCGGGGACGCCGCCTTTggctgcgcgcgccgcaccTCCACAATGCGTTGCGGTGCTGCCTTCGGCGTCATGGCATCCGCGTGCGGCTTTGCCGGCCTCATATCCGCCATCGTGCTCAACACACAGATTCAGATCCCCGTCATCGTCCCCTTcgtgctcgccgccgtctgcaTCCCGTGCACCATGATCTCCTGGGCCTGCGTCGCCAGCGTCTACAACTTGACCATGTGCGGCGACCGCTTTGGCAGCAAGTACCCCTACACCGCCGGCTTCGCGCTGATGGTCGCGTCCTGGGGCCTGGAGATCATTGCCGTGGTCATACTCGCCTGCACTAACTGGACGCGCCCGccgaaggaggaagagaacgCCGCTGATGCCAAGCACTAGTATATCTGGgcgcgtcggcaccgcaTCGGCTTCGTCCATCTGTTACCGCAGCTGAGATGCAAGGTCGCTGCCTGTTGTAAAGGCGCGTAGCGGGATGCGGTGGTTGGTTCGACAGAGGAGACTTTGTTAGCCGAGTATGTTCGCTTGATGGTCGATGTACAGTGGGACCGGGACGGGTTTCGGGCGCATCGGTTCCGATGCTATGGAATGTCCAGTGcccgccgctcctcctctccccctgtCACTCACCGTTGCCGAGTTCCTTCTCTCTTGAACGCCTTTACCATCgagtgtgtatgtgtgctgcGCTGTGTTCCTTGTGCCCCACCCtccgctcttctcccttGGCCTCTCTGCGTCGAACTGGTGCTGATGGTACAGTGGTCATGTGAATAAAGAAAAAGCAGCACACAGTCGCATATTCGGAGACACGGAACGCTGGTGAGGCGTgctgccacacacacacacacacacacgcagagactCCGGGAATGCACACAGCTAGtgcccctgccgctgctctttgttttcttgaACAGGTggaacgcgcgcacacgcagcgagAAGACTACAATCAACCGACAGCGCCACCAAAGAACAAAACAACGGCTcacctctctttctctccgtcccctcttctctctggttccagcaccaccgcgaATCGCTGTCTCTTgattttttgttgttgtctaACTGTCCCTCTAGTGCTCCGTATTTTCTTCTCTTTACCCCCTCCTCTTACTAAGTTCGGTGGCTCTGTTGTGTACCTCTTCCCCTGTCTGTTGGTTTTTttcttgcgtgtgcgtgtgtgttttaCCTCGGATGTTCTGCCTCTTTTCGGAACCAAAGCATTTCTCTATCTTTTTCtcgccacacgcacgcaagcacgcacacgcactctcACACTCTCTGTATGGTAGCGCGATGCCCACTGTAGAGTAGCACATACATTGTGCTTTCggatggagaagagaggggggaagaaaACGGCGACAAGAGGAATATGGATGACGTggaggaaagagaaggggtTGTCTCATAGttcccgctcctcctcctctcccgccccCTACCTCTTGCTCCCATCCCCACCTCccgccttccctcttccttcaATCAACCAACCCCCGTTCTCCATCCTCCCCCATCACGCGCTGTAGCCCCATTCCAACGCCGTCtagagaagaaaaagagcgagagggagggaaatGAGGGAAGTGCTTTACCTGTCTACGCGTCCCCATTCTTTTCTCTTTTATggtgtgtaggtgtgtgtgtgtgtgtgtgtgtgtgctgggaGGTCTCTCTACCTTCCCTactccttctcttttcctgtTCTCGCTGTTGTTCTCCCCCACTCTAAAAGCTCATCTGCATCCATTTAACGGAAacaaacaaaggaaaagaaaaggctACGAAGTGTGCACGTGTACAATGTCCACTCTtggccccctccctccacctccacgtACTCAGCCGCAGGCAGAAGCgcactgacacacacacacacgttatttgtgtgtgtgtgtgtacggttcccccctctctttccctcacTGCCAAGctgcaccctcccccccccccgtcttTCACAGGCTTCACATGAGAGTGGTAGGAGGAGAGTAACGCAACGGTGAGAAGAAAATGGACGTGTGTGCAGGGGGCACGAACTGCTCTCCCCACATTGGTGCATGGCATTCACTTGTGCCCTTGTGCATGTGTGGAATAAGAGTTCACattcacacgcacgcactcctTCGTTTTTTCTCACGGGTGTCTCTTGCTGTttggcgttgctgctgcatgtGTGATGTATGCCTGCGTATGGGGCTCTTGTACTTCGTCGGCTGCTCgcccttcgctctctcttcactTCTCACTGTCTACACTGTCGCGTTGCTCACAGTGCAGGAGACGCTCGTAGCaaccccccccacacacacacacaaacccaCCCGATTCCGGGGGTGGACAAGGCCAGCACCGCATGTTTCTTTCCTTGGTCGGCGAAATACCAGAGTAGCACTGCCCGCTGGGCTGCACACCACATGCTAACGCACGCGGCACTATCTACGTCATTGATCGCATTCGCCGCATTGGCTACCCGCTTCGGTTGCACAAGCCCACGGCAGCTTCTCCCGCCGCATTGCCGACGCCGCCCGCAGCGTCTCTCGTCGCTGCCCCCATCGCGCCTGCTGGGAGTAGTGCTGTTCCCCCGGTGTTCAGCTTCACCTTCCCTCTGAACCAGCCTATGGTAGCGGCCCTGCCTCAGCAGACGCAGCTGATGCAGTTGAAGTAGATGATCGTCAACACCCCATCATCCCTCTACGGCAAGCATGGCGTCGCAGGTTGCACCGCTGGACATGCAAGGGTTGGCGATATCGTATCGCGCGAACGCCGTCGTGGAGTTTGACCCTGTGTCGTCCACCATTGCTATCGTGTGTCCCACCACTCGTTTAGCGTTCTAAGGGAAAAGGCACCTTCACAACGACTCCCCCCGCTCGCCTGCTGATGCCCCCCAACCAGCTACTCTTCTTCCCTGCCCTGCACCAGCGAAGACTTTGCTCATCAAATTCAACGCCAAGATAAGACTACAGCGTCCACGGGTACGACGGCAGCAGACAAGGACCGCCTGACAACCCCATCTGCGCGCTCGGTCGCCTCTGTGCCGAACGACGCCGTCGACACTCCTTCCATGCACTATAGCTCCATCAGCGAGAGTGGAATGTGGCAGTCGATTCACTTCTGCCTTCTTCCGCCGCGCCCTTGCTCGCTCGAGGAAGTCTGCCTCACGCTTCGAATGCCGCGCCCGGTGGCCTACGCGGACGCTGTTGCTCCTCTCCTGCCACTACTGACGAGTCTTTTTCCACATCGACGCGCGGTGCATGTGCCGCCACCTCTCCTTCGTGACACCCCATCGAGTGCAGCGGTAGCGCGATCGCGGATACTGTGTCTCGAAGGTGACTACCCTGGTGTTTGTGGAGCCTCCTAGCCTGATGACAGCCGGGCAGCGCGAACCTTATCgtgtgcgacggcgccacccTCGCCGTGTCCGCAGTTGAGTGAGAGGATCTAGCGCTGATAGTGGGAAGTGCGTTTGTGGAAGAGCCGCCGGAGTTTGCTGGATTGGCACCTCGTCATGCAAGGCATCGACGTCGTGACCCCGTACTGCGCCACGTGGCgatgtgccgctgcgctcgaATGAGAATCCCGTACCCGGCAACACCACGAGGCGCAAGGAGTGGCAGGGCCCAGGCCAGCCGTGCTAtcaggggaggggaggacaTGTCCGACGTAACGGGCGCGTTTTTCTTGCAGGGGTCGTTTTTCTGACGTTctgtgtgctcgtgtgtgtgtgtgtgtgtgtgtgtgttgcccTACGCACTCTGAAGAAAGAGTCGTGGTTGGGGCGGTATGGGGAGGAACGCACATCATTTTCGGCACTCCCTCCCTGTGCGCACAATGCCCAGTGCAATCGAGTGGATGAAGGAAAGAACACCAAAGAAAAACCGGACGACTGCTGTGAAGCCCGGCCACAGGTATGCCCGGCAAAGACTAAGATACAtgcgctggtgctgcagagGTGGCCCCAGCCATCGATTTCTCTGTGGTGTGCCGAACGCAGTGCGTACCATCGCATACAAACCGCCCGCGTCTGTCACGCggctctttccctctctggTTGCTGCTCTCGCTTACGTGggtccccctcccctctcgctccttGATGAggctcctccctctctcccactcctcctcctccgctcccATCAAGCAGTGGCCATCTGGCACTCGCGCCGTGCGGTCCCCTCAGCTGCGGCAAATGGATTCTTTCTACAGCAATCAGGTGCGTCGGGAAGaagcgcatgcgctgcgggCACAGCTCAGTGCCTTCGTCGATCAtcacgagcagcagctcttcgaCGCGCAGCAACGGCTGCGCCACCCGACCGATGCCACGCACTGGAGTCGTCACCACGATGTCGTGACGGTGCAGCTGGCAGACACGCCGTACCACGCTTCGTTCGGCGCACATCatcagccgcggcagcggcgagcgtaCCAGCAGTCATCGATTGCAGACTTGCTCGGCAGCACGATGGCCAGCACCGATCCGCTTTTCTTCCGCCTTCTCGTCTCTCTTGCGAGCTCCAATGCGGAGATGCAGGCTCtcagcgacgaggcgcggcgctgctacGCGCCTCCGCTGGCGCTGGTCGGTGATGACAACGAGAACTGCTACAAGAGCCGGTCGACCGACAGGGAAAAGGGACTTGGCagtgacggcagcagcagcaataTCCGACGTGGCGGGCACCCAGAGATGaatgctggtggtggcaacGGTCCGTCGTCGCTGCAACACCaacagctgcggcggcaacaaGAGCAGGAGGACATTCTTGAGGAAGAGA
This Leishmania major strain Friedlin complete genome, chromosome 24 DNA region includes the following protein-coding sequences:
- a CDS encoding amastin-like surface protein-like protein, coding for MPACLAYYTGAMCFTIIHFLAWAFALVATPTAQFQTPGHGCYTMWGYRKFCGDVPYDLTGDAAFGCARRTSTMRCGAAFGVMASACGFAGLISAIVLNTQIQIPVIVPFVLAAVCIPCTMISWACVASVYNLTMCGDRFGSKYPYTAGFALMVASWGLEIIAVVILACTNWTRPPKEEENAADAKH